One Brassica napus cultivar Da-Ae chromosome C4, Da-Ae, whole genome shotgun sequence genomic region harbors:
- the LOC106396056 gene encoding magnesium/proton exchanger — MASILNQTQELQQSSKVLGHVRCESYFLFSGESNLSDALRAVLYFLGLAYCFIGLSAITARFFKSMENVVKHSRKVVSVDPVTKAQVITYKKVWNFTIADISLLAFGTSFPQISLATIDAFRNMGERYAGGLGPGTLVGSAAFDLFPIHAVCVLMPKAGELKKISDLGVWLVELVWSFWAYIWLYIILEVWSPNVVTLVEALLTVLQYGLLLVHAYAQDKRWPYLSLPMSRGDRPEEWVPEEIDTSKDDNDVHDVYSDAAQRAVESGNRNIVDIFSIHSATNDAGITYHTVADTPVGSSTSKRMAKNATVFDIWKQQFVDAITLETSESKKIDSIYLRIAKSFWQLVLAPWKIVFAFVPPCNIAHGWIAFICSLLFISGVAFVVTRFTDLISCVTGVNPYVIAFTALAAGTSWPDLVASKIAAERQLTADSAIANITCSNSVNIYVGIGVPWLINTVYNYFAYREPLYIENAKGLSFSLLIFFATSVGCIVVLVLRRLIIGAELGGPRLWAWLTSIYFMLLWVVFVVLSSLKVSGII; from the exons ATGGCCTCGATTCTTAACCAGACTCAAGAGCTGCAGCAGTCTTCTAAGGTTCTTGGCCATGTCAGATGCGAAAGCTACTTTCTTTTCTCCGGAGAAAGTAATCTATCTGATGCTCTCAGAGCTGTCTTATACTTTCTCGGTCTCGCCTACTGCTTTATCGGCTTGTCAGCCATCACCGCAAGGTTCTTCAAATCTATGGAGAACGTCGTGAAACATTCCCGTAAAGTGGTTTCAGTTGACCCCGTTACTAAAGCTCAAGTCATCACCTACAAGAAAGTTTGGAACTTTACCATCGCAGACATCAGTTTGTTGGCGTTTGGAACTAGCTTTCCTCAGATTTCTTTGGCTACTATCGATGCTTTTCGGAACATGGGCGAGCGCTATGCTGGAG GTCTTGGTCCTGGAACACTTGTTGGCTCGGCTGCTTTTGATCTTTTCCCTATCCACGCTGTTTGTGTCCTGATGCCAAAGGCTGGAGAACTCAAAAAGATATCTGACTTAGGTGTTTGGCTAGTCGAGCTGGTTTGGTCTTTTTGGGCTTACATTTGGCTATACATAATCCTTGAG GTCTGGTCACCAAATGTAGTTACACTTGTGGAGGCATTATTAACGGTCCTGCAATACGGTTTACTTCTAGTTCACGCGTATGCGCAAGACAAGCGTTGGCCTTACTTGTCTTTACCAAT GTCAAGAGGTGATAGGCCAGAGGAGTGGGTTCCAGAGGAGATTGATACATCAAAAGATGACAATGATGTTCATGACGTGTATTCGGATGCTGCTCAGAGAGCTGTTGAATCAGGAAACAGAAACATTGTTGATATCTTCTCTATTCATTCAGCTACCAATGATGCAG GGATCACATATCATACAGTGGCAGATACTCCAGTGGGATCTTCTACGAGTAAGCGTATGGCCAAGAATGCTACTGTTTTTGACATTTGGAAACAGCAATTCGTAGATGCAATCACG TTGGAAACATCTGAATCCAAGAAAATTGATAGCATTTACCTTCGAATAGCCAAATCCTTTTGGCAATTGGTCCTTGCCCCTTGGAAAATTGTTTTTGCATTTGTGCCACCTTGCAACATTGCTCACGGTTGGATCGCTTTTATCTGCTCGCTTCTCTTCATCAGCGGAGTAGCCTTTGTTGTCACAAGATTTACCGACCTTATAAGCTGTGTCACTG GTGTAAACCCATATGTGATAGCATTCACAGCACTAGCAGCTGGAACTTCATGGCCAGATTTAGTAGCAAGTAAAATTGCTGCAGAGCGACAACTCACTGCAGATTCAGCCATAGCAAACATCACCTGCAg taACTCGGTGAACATATATGTGGGGATAGGAGTCCCGTGGTTGATAAACACAGTGTACAACTACTTTGCATACAGAGAGCCTCTATACATAGAAAATGCGAAAGGGCTAAGCTTCTCTCTGCTGATATTCTTTGCAACATCAGTGGGATGTATAGTGGTGCTTGTGCTGAGAAGGTTGATTATAGGAGCTGAGCTTGGAGGTCCAAGGCTGTGGGCTTGGCTTACTTCTATttatttcatgttgctttggGTCGTCTTCGttgttctttcttctttgaaAGTTTCAGGCATCATATAA
- the LOC125585472 gene encoding blue-light photoreceptor PHR2 — MESKVVVDAETKSTEEEEALAIVTSPSLPIASLSLSFSPLSTTTTQFRFSHLFAHHPNKVKIPTQASYLTHLSLSSLSPSPSRVSSFKSTFSANPFHSPLSIVPRRPVDPSSAAALRRSAVVWFRNDLRVHDNECLNSANDECLSLLPVYCFDPRDYGKSSSGFDKTGPFRAQFLIESVSELRKNLEARGSNLVVRVGKPEAVLVELAKEIGADAIYAHREVSHDEVKAEGKIESAMKEEGVEVNYFWGSTLYHLDDLPFKVEDLPSNYGAFKDKVQKLEIRKTIAALDQLKSLPSRGDVQLGDIPSLLDLGINPSARTSQEGKPTMVGGETEALTRLKSFAADCQARLAKGGNQKGGNNSVFGANFSCKISPWLAMGSISPRSMFDELKKTISASTTPSAPRNGPGDTGLNWLMYELLWRDFFRFITKKYSSAKTQVEAGPATACTGALA; from the exons ATGGAATCGAAGGTGGTAGTAGACGCAGAAACGAAATccacagaagaagaagaagcactcGCCATTGTCACTTCTCCTTCTCTACCAATCGCCTCGCtatctctctccttctctcccTTATCAACCACAACAACACAGTTTAGATTCTCACACCTCTTCGCTCATCATCCAAACAAGGTCAAGATCCCAACGCAGGCCTCTTACCTCACACACCTCTCCCTTTCCTCcctttctccttctccttcccGAGTCTCCTCCTTCAAATCCACCTTCTCCGCTAACCCCTTCCACTCCCCTCTCTCCATCGTCCCGCGCCGCCCCGTCGACCCCTCCTCCGCCGCCGCCCTCCGCCGATCCGCCGTCGTCTGGTTCCGAAACGACCTCCGCGTCCACGACAATGAGTGTCTCAACTCCGCCAACGACGAGTGCCTCTCCCTTCTCCCCGTTTACTGCTTCGACCCTCGCGACTACGGCAAATCCTCCTCCGGCTTCGACAAGACTGGTCCCTTCCGCGCCCAGTTTCTCATCGAGTCCGTCTCCGAGCTCCGGAAGAATCTCGAGGCCAGAGGGTCGAACCTCGTCGTCAGGGTCGGGAAACCGGAAGCTGTTCTGGTGGAATTGGCTAAGGAGATCGGAGCAGACGCGATTTACGCTCACAGGGAAGTGTCTCACGACGAGGTTAAGGCGGAAGGGAAGATAGAGAGTGCTATGAAGGAGGAAGGCGTTGAAGTTAACTACTTTTGGGGAAGCACTCTCTATCACTTGGACGACTTGCCGTTCAAAGTTGAAGACTTGCCTTCGAACTACGGAGCGTTCAAGGATAAAGTTCAGAAGCTTGAGATTAGGAAGACGATCGCAGCTTTGGATCAGTTGAAAAGCTTGCCCTCTCGAGGAGATGTTCAGCTTGGCGATATTCCTTCTCTCTTGGACCTCGGCATCAACCCTAGTGCCAGAACCAGCCAG GAGGGGAAACCGACCATGGTTGGAGGAGAGACAGAGGCGTTGACTAGGCTAAAGAGCTTTGCAGCTGATTGTCAAGCTCGTTTGGCCAAGGGAGGCAATCAGAAAGGAGGGAATAACAGTGTGTTTGGTGCAAACTTCTCTTGCAAGATCTCTCCTTGGTTAGCCATGGGAAGCATCTCTCCTCGTTCCATGTTTGATGAGCTCAAGAAAACTATTTCTGCTTCAACCACCCCTTCAGCTCCAAG GAACGGACCAGGAGATACGGGATTGAACTGGCTGATGTATGAGTTGCTATGGAGAGATTTCTTCAG GTTTATAACGAAGAAGTACAGCTCGGCCAAGACGCAGGTGGAGGCTGGTCCTGCTACAGCCTGTACCGGCGCTCTTGCTTAA
- the LOC106395701 gene encoding protein SEED AND ROOT HAIR PROTECTIVE PROTEIN-like has protein sequence MALQCSFFFIPCMLLISSLVTARADTTTDGELLSSMIGVQGLIYCKQGSKLTPLQGAVARVTCETADEYGYEGEDVTVLSQATDAKGYFLATLSPSEVKGLKKKVIKIKECRAFLELSPADTCSYPTEINRGISGAILQTYRLLENKLKMKLFTVGPFVFSPEETQDKSIPDGY, from the exons ATGGCCCTACAATGTTCGTTTTTCTTCATTCCATGCATGCTGCTTATCTCGTCCCTGGTCACCGCCCGAGCAGACACAACCACCGACGGAGAACTACTTTCTTCCATGATCGGAGTTCAAGGTCTTATCTACTGTAAACAAGGATCCAAGCTTACCCCTCTCCAAG GTGCGGTGGCGAGGGTGACATGCGAGACGGCGGACGAATACGGTTACGAGGGAGAGGACGTGACGGTGCTCAGCCAAGCGACGGATGCTAAGGGTTATTTCCTGGCGACGCTTTCTCCATCGGAGGTGAAGGGGTTAAAGAAGAAGGTGATCAAGATTAAAGAGTGCAGAGCGTTTCTTGAGCTTTCTCCAGCTGATACCTGTTCTTATCCGACTGAGATCAACCGTGGAATTAGCGGAGCCATTCTCCAGACATATCGTCTCTTAGAAAACAAGCTTAAGATGAAGCTCTTCACCGTTGGTCCTTTCGTGTTCTCCCCTGAGGAAACTCAGGATAAGTCTATCCCCGATGGTTACTAA
- the LOC106396626 gene encoding ethylene response sensor 1-like has product MEPCDCFETNANQDDLLVKYQYISDALIALAYFSIPLELIYFVNKSAFFPYKWVLMQFGAFIILCGATHFINLWMFFNHSKVVAIVMTLAKVSCAAVSCATALMLVHIIPDLLSVKNRELFLKKKADELDREMGLILTQEETGRHVRMLTHEIRSTLDRHTILRTTLVELGKTLCLEECALWMPSQSGLYLQLSHTLSHKIQVGSSVPINLPIINQLFNSAQAMHIPHTCPLAKIGPPVGRYAPPEVVSVRVPLLHLSNFQGSDWSDLSGKGYAIMVLILPTDGARKWRDHELELVEVVADQVAVALSHAAILEESMHARDQLMEQNFALDKARQEAEMAVHARNDFLAVMNHEMRTPMHAIISLSSLLLETELSPEQRVMIETILKSSNLVATLISDVLDLSRLEDGSLLLENEPFSLQAIFEEVISLIKPIASVKKLSTNLILSADLPAYAIGDEKRLMQTILNIMGNAVKFTKEGHVSIIASIMKPESLRELPSPDFYPVPSDNHFYLCVQVKDTGCGIHTQDIPFLFTKFVQPRTGAQRNHSGAGLGLALCKRFVGLMGGCIWIESEGIEKGCTASFIIRLGICNGPGSSSGSVRAVAAVQWRYVLQPNHKQDRGTGDNITMDGDFH; this is encoded by the exons ATGGAGCCGTGTGATTGTTTTGAGACAAATGCGAATCAGGACGACCTCTTAGTCAAATACCAATACATCTCCGACGCCCTCATCGCTCTCGCCTACTTCTCCATCCCACTCGAGCTCATCTACTTCGTCAACAAGTCAGCCTTCTTCCCTTACAAATGGGTCCTCATGCAGTTCGGCGCCTTCATCATCCTCTGCGGCGCCACCCACTTCATCAACCTCTGGATGTTCTTCAACCACTCCAAAGTCGTCGCCATCGTCATGACCCTCGCCAAAGTCTCCTGCGCCGCCGTCTCCTGCGCCACTGCCCTCATGCTCGTTCACATCATCCCTGATCTTCTCAGCGTCAAGAACCGTGAGCTGTTCCTCAAGAAGAAGGCCGACGAGCTTGACAGAGAGATGGGTCTCATCCTCACCCAGGAGGAGACTGGGAGGCACGTGAGGATGCTTACTCATGAGATCAGAAGCACTCTCGATAGACATACTATTCTTAGGACCACCCTCGTTGAGCTCGGTAAGACTCTTTGTCTCGAGGAGTGCGCCTTGTGGATGCCCTCTCAGAGTGGTTTGTATCTTCAGCTTTCTCATACTTTGAGCCATAAGATACAAGTCGGAAGCAGTGTGCCTATTAATCTCCCGATTATTAACCAGCTCTTCAACAGCGCTCAAGCGATGCACATACCTCACACGTGTCCCTTGGCTAAGATTGGGCCTCCTGTTGGGAGATATGCGCCTCCCGAGGTTGTTTCTGTCCGTGTGCCTCTTCTGCATCTCTCGAATTTCCAGGGAAGTGACTGGTCTGATCTCTCTGGTAAAGGCTACGCTATCATGGTCCTGATTCTTCCAACTGATGGTGCGAGAAAATGGAGAGACCATGAGTTGGAACTTGTCGAAGTTGTGGCGGATCAG GTGGCGGTGGCTCTTTCACACGCAGCGATTCTGGAGGAATCAATGCACGCTCGTGACCAGCTTATGGAGCAGAACTTTGCATTAGACAAGGCTCGCCAAGAGGCGGAGATGGCGGTACATGCTCGGAATGACTTCCTAGCTGTCATGAACCACGAGATGAGGACGCCGATGCATgccatcatctctctctcttctctccttcttGAGACCGAGCTATCTCCAGAGCAGAGAGTTATGATCGAGACAATACTGAAAAGTAGCAATCTCGTGGCTACGCTCATCAGCGACGTTCTGGATCTGTCGAGATTGGAAGATGGGAGCTTGCTCTTGGAAAATGAACCGTTCAGTCTCCAAGCCATCTTTGAAGAG GTCATCTCTCTGATAAAGCCAATCGCATCGGTGAAGAAACTATCGACGAATCTGATCCTATCTGCAGACTTGCCGGCTTATGCTATAGGCGATGAGAAACGTCTGATGCAAACTATTCTCAACATCATGGGGAACGCTGTGAAATTCACCAAGGAAGGCCACGTCTCCATCATAGCTTCTATCATGAAACCTGAGTCCTTGAGAGAATTACCATCTCCTGACTTCTATCCAGTTCCAAGTGACAATCACTTCTACCTATGCGTGCAG GTGAAGGACACAGGATGTGGAATTCACACGCAAGACATTCCTTTTCTCTTCACCAAATTTGTGCAGCCTCGGACTGGAGCTCAGAGGAACCATTCTGGTGCAGGACTCGGTCTAGCTCTCTGCAAACG GTTCGTTGGGCTAATGGGAGGATGCATATGGATAGAAAGCGAAGGGATAGAGAAAGGCTGCACGGCTTCGTTCATAATCAGGCTAGGTATCTGCAACGGTCCGGGCAGTAGCAGCGGTTCGGTCCGGGCAGTAGCAGCGGTTCAATGGCGCTACGTCTTGCAGCCAAATCACAAACAAGACCGTGGAACTGGTGATAACATTACGATGGATGGTGACTTCCATTGA
- the LOC106396058 gene encoding U1 small nuclear ribonucleoprotein A, with product MEMMMQEEAAAAANKAGSEVTPNQTIYINNLNEKVKLDELKKSLNTVFSRFGKIVEVLAFKTLKHKGQAWVVFDNPESASNAISEMNGYRFYDKPMRIQFAKTKSDVIAKADGTFVPREKRKRQEEKGGKKKKEQHHDSTRMAMPAYPGVYGSAPPLSQVPYPGGGGGVKSNLPEAPAPPNNILFVQHLPHDTTPEILQALFDKYHGFKEVRMVAAKPGIAFVEFADEMQSTVAMHGLEGFTIQQTPMRITYAKK from the exons atggagatgatgaTGCAGGAGGAGGCGGCAGCGGCAGCTAATAAAGCTGGATCGGAGGTGACTCCAAACCAGACGATTTACATCAATAATCTCAACGAAAAAGTTAAGCTCGATG AGCTGAAGAAGTCGCTGAACACGGTGTTCTCGCGGTTCGGGAAGATAGTGGAGGTGTTGGCGTTTAAGACATTGAAGCACAAAGGACAAGCTTGGGTTGTGTTCGACAATCCCGAATCTGCTTCCAATGCTATTTCCGAGATGAATGGATACCGTTTCTACGACAAACCCATG AGAATACAGTTtgcaaaaacaaaatcagaTGTTATTGCCAAGGCCGATGGTACTTTTGTTCCTCGCGAGAAACGAAAGCGTCAGGAGGAGAAAG GTggtaagaaaaagaaagagcaGCACCATGATTCTACACGTATGGCCATGCCAGCATATCCTGGTGTCTATGGATCTGCACCTCCT CTTTCGCAAGTACCATAccctggtggtggtggtggtgtgaAAAGCAATCTTCCGGAGGCACCGGCACCCCCAAACAACATCCTCTTTGTCCAACACCTTCCTCACGACACCACTCCTGAGATTCTTCAGGCTCTCTTCGACAAGTACCATGGCTTCAAGGAGGTTAGGATGGTTGCAGCCAAGCCTGGTATTGCCTTTGTCGAGTTTGCTGATGAGATGCAGTCTACGGTTGCCATGCATGGACTTGAAGGTTTCACCATTCAGCAAACCCCTATGCGCATCACCTATGCTAAGAAATAA
- the LOC106394362 gene encoding fumarate hydratase 1, mitochondrial, giving the protein MAIYVASRRLSARTTAATLRYATALRSYSTSFREERDTFGPIQVPSDKLWGAQTQRSLQNFEIGGERERMPEPIVRAFGVLKKCAAKVNMEYGLDPTIGKAIMQAAQEVAEGKLNDHFPLVVWQTGSGTQSNMNANEVIANRAAEILGRKRGEKCVHPNDHVNRSQSSNDTFPTVMHIAAATEINSRLIPSLKTLHTTLDSKSFEFKDIVKIGRTHTQDATPLTLGQEFGGYATQVKYGLNRVTCTLPRIYQLAQGGTAVGTGLNTKKGFDVKIAAAVAEETNLPFVTAENKFEALAAHDACVETSGSLNTIATSLMKIANDIRFLGSGPRCGLGELVLPENEPGSSIMPGKVNPTQCEALTMVCAQVMGNHVAVTVGGSNGHFELNVFKPVIASALLHSVRLIADASASFEKNCVRGIEANRERISKLLHESLMLVTSLNPKIGYDNAAAVAKKAHKEGSTLKEAALKLGVLTAEEFDTLVVPEKMIGPSD; this is encoded by the exons ATGGCGATTTACGTCGCGTCACGGCGGCTTTCCGCCAGAACAACCGCGGCGACGCTGCGTTACGCCACTGCTCTGAGATCTTATTCGACGTCGTTTAGGGAGGAGAGGGACACCTTCGGGCCGATCCAAGTTCCTTCCGATAA GTTGTGGGGAGCCCAGACGCAGAGATCGCTGCAGAACTTCGAGATCGGCGGCGAGCGCGAGCGTATGCCCGAGCCAATCGTCCGCGCTTTTGGCGTCTTGAAGAAGTGCGCTGCCAAG GTAAACATGGAGTATGGACTTGATCCAACGATTGGGAAAGCGATTATGCAAGCTGCTCAGGAAGTTGCTGAGGGAAAGCTCAATGATCATTTCCCCCTTGTTGTTTGGCAAACTGGTAGTGGCACTCAGAGTAACATGAATGCTAATGAG GTCATTGCTAACAGAGCAGCTGAGATTCTTGGTCGCAAACGTGGTGAAAAATGTGTCCACCCTAATGACCATGTCAACAGATCTCAATCCTCTAACGACACTTTCCCTACT GTCATGCACATTGCAGCTGCAACCGAGATTAATTCAAGGCTCATCCCTAGTCTGAAAACTTTGCATACCACTCTCGACTCTAAG TCCTTCGAGTTTAAAGATATTGTGAAAATTGGAAGAACTCACACTCAAGATGCTACTCCTTTGACGCTAGGACAAGAATTTGGTGGCTATGCTACTCAG GTTAAGTATGGACTTAATCGAGTCACATGCACTCTACCCCGCATCTATCAG CTTGCACAAGGTGGAACTGCGGTTGGGACAGGATTAAACACCAAGAAAGG GTTTGATGTAAAGATAGCTGCTGCAGTAGCCGAAGAAACAAACCTGCCGTTTGTCACTGCAGAAAACAAGTTTGAAGCTCTG GCTGCACATGATGCTTGTGTTGAAACCAGTGGGTCACTTAACACAATCGCCACATCGTTGATGAAGATTGCCAATGATATACGTTTTCTTGGAAG TGGTCCAAGATGTGGTCTTGGTGAACTTGTTCTGCCTGAAAATGAGCCAGGAAGCAGCATCATGCCT GGCAAGGTAAATCCTACACAGTGTGAGGCCTTGACTATGGTTTGTGCTCAG GTAATGGGCAACCATGTAGCTGTGACAGTTGGTGGGTCAAATGGTCATTTCGAACTGAATGTATTTAAGCCGGTGATTGCAAGCGCTCTCTTGCAT TCCGTGAGGTTAATAGCAGATGCTTCAGCTTCGTTTGAGAAAAACTGTGTAAGGGGTATTGAGGCCAACAGAGAAAGGATCTCAAAGCTATTGCACGAG TCTCTTATGCTTGTGACATCATTGAATCCG AAAATCGGATATGACAATGCTGCAGCAGTTGCCAAGAAAGCTCACAAAGAAGGATCGACACTGAAG GAAGCGGCTCTGAAGTTAGGTGTTCTTACCGCTGAAGAGTTTGATACGCTTGTTGTTCCCGAGAAGATGATCGGACCCTCCGATTGA
- the LOC106391684 gene encoding RING-H2 finger protein ATL5 gives MGIAEESSKPMWGSISHASPGHALSGKIMISSVIILSVALIMIICFHSYARWLFRRQNRRIRRRIRAHLRALSASTISSSSLSPLDPAILEKIPIFVYSSETHHQSPLEECSVCLSEFEEEDHGRCLPKCGHAFHVDCIDTWFRSSSTCPLCRAPVQPENMSTEQITPVKPVEDIETGCSSSSSSSSSPLRFPMEACERQPIDLDGLTVEIPTEFEGSINPVLSLKRLWSI, from the coding sequence ATGGGAATCGCAGAAGAAAGCAGCAAGCCAATGTGGGGGAGCATCAGCCATGCGTCTCCAGGCCACGCTCTTAGTGGCAAAATCATGATATCCTCAGTGATCATCCTCTCCGTCGCCCTTATTATGATCATCTGCTTCCACAGCTACGCCAGATGGCTATTCCGCCGTCAGAACCGTCGCATTCGCCGCCGGATTCGTGCTCACCTCCGTGCTCTCTCCGCCTCAAccatctcctcctcctcacTCTCCCCTCTCGATCCAGCGATCCTCGAGAAGATTCCGATCTTCGTTTACTCCTCGGAGACTCATCATCAATCGCCACTGGAGGAGTGTTCCGTTTGCTTGTCTGAGTTCGAGGAAGAAGACCACGGCCGTTGCCTCCCGAAATGTGGCCACGCTTTTCACGTCGATTGCATCGATACTTGGTTCCGTTCCAGTTCCACTTGCCCGCTTTGCAGAGCTCCGGTTCAACCCGAGAATATGTCCACCGAACAAATCACTCCGGTTAAACCGGTCGAGGACATAGAAACTGGatgttcttcttcctcctcttcttcgtcttcgCCGTTGAGGTTTCCTATGGAGGCGTGTGAGAGACAGCCTATCGATTTAGATGGTCTCACGGTGGAGATTCCCACAGAGTTTGAAGGCTCTATTAACCCGGTTTTATCATTGAAAAGGCTATGGAGCATCTAA
- the LOC106395471 gene encoding probable pectinesterase/pectinesterase inhibitor 20 precursor (The RefSeq protein has 1 substitution compared to this genomic sequence) produces the protein MSQIFMFLVTLSFFSILSSPSLAAGPQATGNATSPSNVCRYAPDPSYCRSVLPNQPGDVYSYGRFSLRRSISRARRFISMIDYQLNRKGKVDAKSTLRALEDCKFLASLTIDFLLSSSQTVDATKTLSVSRADDVHTFLSAAITNEQTCLEGLKSTASENGLSGDLYNDTKLYGVSLALFSKGWVPKRKRSRPVWKPEASFKKFSGFRNGRLPLKMTERTRAVYNTVTRSGRKLLQTGVDAVQVSDIVTVNQNGTGNFTTINEAVAAAPNKTDGSNGYFLIYVTAGLYEEYVEIPKYKRYVMMIGDGINQTVITGNRSVVDGWTTFKSATFILTGPNFIGVNITIRNTAGPTKGQAVALRSGGDFSVFYSCSFEAYQDTLYTHSLRQFYRECDVYGTVDFIFGNAAVVLQKCNLYPRQPRQGQANEVTAQGRTDPNQNTGTVLHGCTIRPADDLASSNYTVKTYLGRPWKEYSRTVVMQTYIDGFLDPTGWNAWSGNFALSTLYYAEYNNTGPGSSTTNRVTWPGYHVINATDASNFTVTNFLVGEGWIGQTGVPFVGGMIA, from the exons atgtcTCAAATTTTCATGTTCTTGGTCACCCTTAGCTTCTTCTCCATATTGTCATCTCCTTCTCTCGCCGCAGGACCTCAGGCCACAGGAAACGCCACGTCCCCATCAAATGTATGTCGCTACGCACCGGATCCATCTTACTGTAGATCAGTTCTCCCAAACCAGCCCGGAGATGTTTACTCCTACGGTCGTTTCTCTCTCAGACGGTCCATCTCACGTGCCAGGCGGTTCATCTCAATGATCGACTATCAACTAAACCGGAAAGGCAAAGTGGATGCTAAATCCACCGTGCGGGCACTCGAAGACTGCAAATTCCTAGCCAGCCTTACTATAGACTTCCTCCTTAGTAGCTCACAGACCGTAGATGCCACCAAAACGCTGTCGGTTTCGAGGGCTGACGATGTTCATACTTTCCTAAGTGCTGCGATCACCAACGAACAGACTTGCCTTGAAGGACTTAAATCCACGGCATCTGAAAATGGTCTCTCTGGTGATCTTTACAACGATACAAAACTCTATGGGGTCTCTCTTGCCCTCTTTTCCAAAg GTTGGGTGCCAAAAAGGAAAAGATCGAGGCCGGTTTGGAAACCAGAAGCCAGCTTCAAAAAGTTTTCCGGCTTCCGTAACGGTAGATTACCGTTAAAGATGACGGAAAGGACGCGTGCTGTTTACAACACCGTGACTAGGTCTGGGAGAAAGCTTCTCCAAACTGGGGTAGACGCTGTTCAGGTCAGCGATATCGTGACGGTGAATCAGAACGGGACGGGAAACTTCACGACTATAAACGAAGCTGTAGCTGCCGCGCCTAATAAAACTGACGGTAGTAACGGTTATTTCTTGATCTACGTAACGGCGGGATTGTACGAGGAATACGTGGAGATTCCGAAGTACAAGAGGTATGTGATGATGATCGGTGACGGCATTAACCAAACTGTTATCACCGGAAACCGGAGCGTCGTTGATGGATGGACCACTTTCAAGTCCGCCACATTTA TTCTAACAGGTCCTAACTTTATTGGCGTGAACATAACAATCCGCAACACGGCAGGACCAACCAAGGGTCAAGCCGTCGCATTGAGGAGCGGTGGAGACTTCTCTGTATTCTATAGTTGTAGTTTCGAAGCCTATCAAGATACCTTATATACGCATTCTCTCAGACAGTTCTATCGTGAATGTGATGTTTATGGTACGGTTGACTTTATATTCGGCAATGCTGCAGTGGTGTTACAAAAGTGTAATTTGTATCCACGTCAGCCTCGTCAAGGTCAGGCGAACGAGGTTACAGCTCAAGGTCGTACCGACCCGAACCAGAACACTGGAACTGTGTTACATGGGTGTACAATAAGACCCGCGGATGATTTGGCTTCGAGCAACTATACAGTAAAAACTTATCTTGGTCGGCCGTGGAAGGAATATTCGAGAACCGTTGTTATGCAGACTTACATAGACGGGTTTCTTGACCCGACTGGCTGGAACGCATGGTCTGGAAATTTCGCATTGAGCACACTTTACTATGCGGAATACAATAACACAGGACCTGGCTCTAGCACGACAAACAGAGTCACTTGGCCAGGTTATCATGTCATTAACGCTACTGATGCTTCAAATTTCACCGTCACCAATTTTCTTGTTGGCGAAGGTTGGATCGGACAAACCGGGGTGCCTTTCGTGGGTGGAATGATTGCATAA